A DNA window from Mycolicibacter hiberniae contains the following coding sequences:
- a CDS encoding MFS transporter — protein sequence MSTDAVGSAVGRSTMRKVTRRLIPFLALLYFVNYLDRVNIGFAGPNGMNAALGMSATMFGFASGIFFFGYLLLEVPSNIALHRFGARRWLARIMLTWGIISTAIAFVPNAPTLVALRFLLGVAEAGFFPGIIFYLTLWFPAKQRARAVSLFMVAVPVSTAIGATLSSLVIDWGHGVFGLAGWRFMFLVEGLPAVALAFACWFYLTDRPATARWLDADERRWLETTLADEQATAGTDRHWPLMKTLRHRKVLTLAFVYFGIVYGLYAVGFFLPTIIAGFQQQFGSHLSIIERGLVTAVPYAVAAIVMVPWARHADRTGERIWHVALPAIAGGVCIPAALHMANPYLAMVAITVTTCSIMCAMPVFWALPPTFLTGAAAAGGIALINSLGNISGFGGPYVTGWLTGATGDGKAAMWVVGAFLLSSAAAVISLRTAPQPAQVSDGAP from the coding sequence ATGAGCACCGATGCCGTCGGGTCGGCCGTGGGCCGGTCGACGATGCGGAAAGTGACGCGCCGGCTCATCCCCTTTCTGGCGCTGCTCTATTTCGTCAACTACCTGGACCGCGTCAACATCGGCTTTGCCGGGCCCAACGGCATGAATGCTGCGCTCGGCATGAGCGCGACCATGTTCGGATTCGCCTCGGGCATCTTCTTCTTCGGCTATCTGCTCCTGGAAGTGCCCAGCAACATCGCGCTGCACCGCTTCGGCGCTCGGCGCTGGCTGGCGCGCATCATGCTGACCTGGGGCATCATCAGCACCGCAATCGCTTTCGTGCCCAACGCGCCAACCCTGGTCGCCCTGCGGTTTCTGCTCGGGGTCGCCGAGGCGGGATTTTTCCCCGGCATCATCTTCTATCTCACGCTCTGGTTTCCCGCCAAGCAGCGCGCCCGGGCCGTTTCCCTGTTCATGGTGGCGGTCCCGGTGTCGACGGCGATCGGGGCCACCTTGTCCTCGCTCGTCATCGACTGGGGACACGGGGTTTTCGGGCTTGCCGGGTGGCGGTTCATGTTCCTGGTCGAGGGCCTGCCGGCGGTCGCGCTGGCATTCGCCTGCTGGTTCTATCTGACCGACCGACCTGCCACGGCCCGCTGGCTCGACGCCGACGAACGCCGTTGGCTGGAAACCACGTTGGCCGACGAACAGGCGACGGCCGGGACCGATCGGCACTGGCCGCTGATGAAGACGCTGCGCCACCGCAAGGTCCTGACCCTGGCCTTCGTCTACTTCGGCATCGTCTACGGGCTGTACGCGGTCGGGTTCTTCCTGCCGACCATCATCGCGGGCTTTCAGCAGCAGTTCGGCAGCCACCTGAGCATCATCGAGCGCGGGCTGGTGACCGCCGTTCCCTACGCCGTCGCCGCGATCGTCATGGTGCCCTGGGCACGCCATGCCGACCGGACGGGAGAACGGATCTGGCATGTGGCGCTTCCGGCGATCGCCGGCGGCGTGTGCATCCCGGCAGCGCTGCACATGGCCAACCCCTACCTGGCGATGGTTGCGATCACGGTGACGACGTGCTCGATCATGTGCGCGATGCCGGTCTTTTGGGCGCTGCCCCCGACGTTCCTGACCGGAGCCGCGGCCGCCGGGGGCATCGCCTTGATCAACTCGCTGGGCAACATCAGCGGCTTCGGCGGCCCGTACGTCACCGGATGGCTCACCGGTGCGACCGGCGACGGCAAAGCCGCCATGTGGGTGGTGGGGGCATTCCTGCTGTCGTCGGCGGCAGCGGTGATCAGTCTGCGGACCGCCCCGCAGCCGGCTCAGGTCAGCGACGGCGCGCCGTAG
- a CDS encoding DUF4245 domain-containing protein — translation MTNEPQPAPKPAKPRLLQDGRDMFWSLVPLVLACVALAGLAGTCAFRPGGVTPGPVPSYDAVAALNADAQTLGFPVRLPALPEGWQPNSGARGSITDGRTDASGQRLRAVTSRVGYISPSGIYMSLTQSNADESALVASIQPNLHPTGTEDVEGTRWVVYQGDGEPVWTTRLAAPSGATQLAITGAGSPALFRTLAAAVQSQPPLPATR, via the coding sequence GTGACCAACGAGCCCCAACCGGCGCCCAAGCCTGCGAAACCACGTCTGCTGCAGGACGGCCGCGACATGTTCTGGTCGCTGGTGCCGCTGGTCCTGGCCTGTGTCGCGCTGGCCGGTCTGGCCGGTACGTGCGCGTTTCGCCCCGGGGGCGTCACCCCCGGCCCGGTGCCGTCCTACGACGCCGTCGCGGCATTGAACGCCGACGCGCAGACCCTCGGTTTTCCGGTGCGGCTGCCGGCGCTGCCCGAAGGCTGGCAACCCAACTCCGGCGCCCGCGGCAGCATCACCGACGGGCGCACCGACGCCTCGGGGCAGCGGTTGCGCGCGGTGACCTCGCGGGTGGGCTACATCAGCCCGAGCGGGATCTACATGAGTCTGACCCAGAGCAACGCCGACGAGAGCGCCCTGGTCGCCTCGATCCAGCCCAATCTGCACCCCACCGGCACCGAGGACGTCGAGGGCACCCGCTGGGTGGTGTATCAGGGCGACGGCGAACCGGTGTGGACCACCCGGCTGGCCGCACCGTCCGGGGCGACGCAGCTGGCGATCACCGGCGCCGGCAGCCCCGCGCTGTTCCGGACCCTGGCGGCGGCCGTGCAGTCGCAGCCGCCGTTGCCGGCTACCCGGTAG
- the glpX gene encoding class II fructose-bisphosphatase, giving the protein MTGPTRREAPDRNLAMELVRVTEAGAMASGRWVGRGDKEGGDGAAVDAMRELVNSVSMRGVVVIGEGEKDHAPMLYNGEEVGNGDGPECDFAVDPVDGTTLMSKGMPNAISVLAVAERGAMFDPSAVFYMNKIAVGPDAADVLDITKPIADNIAAVARVKGLSARDMTVCILDRPRHAQLIADARATGARIRLITDGDVAGAISACRPDSGTDMLAGIGGTPEGIIAAAAIRCMGGAIQAQLAPTDDAERQRALDAGYDLDAVLTTEDLVSGENVFFCATGVTDGDLLKGVRYYPGGCTTQSIVMRSKSGTVRMIEAYHRLSKLNEYSAVDFTGDSHAAYPLP; this is encoded by the coding sequence ATGACGGGACCAACGCGACGCGAAGCCCCAGACCGCAACCTGGCCATGGAGCTGGTGCGGGTGACCGAGGCCGGAGCCATGGCTTCTGGCCGATGGGTGGGCCGCGGCGACAAGGAAGGCGGCGACGGCGCGGCCGTCGACGCGATGCGCGAACTGGTGAACTCGGTGTCGATGCGCGGAGTGGTGGTGATCGGCGAGGGCGAGAAGGACCACGCGCCGATGCTCTACAACGGCGAAGAGGTGGGCAACGGCGACGGTCCCGAATGCGACTTCGCGGTCGACCCGGTGGACGGCACCACCTTGATGAGCAAGGGCATGCCCAACGCGATCTCGGTGCTGGCGGTGGCCGAGCGCGGCGCGATGTTCGACCCGTCGGCGGTGTTCTACATGAACAAGATCGCCGTCGGCCCGGATGCCGCGGACGTACTGGACATCACCAAGCCGATCGCGGACAACATCGCCGCGGTGGCCAGGGTCAAGGGCCTGTCCGCCCGTGACATGACGGTGTGCATCCTGGACCGGCCCCGGCACGCCCAGCTGATCGCCGACGCCCGGGCCACCGGGGCGCGCATCCGCCTGATCACCGACGGCGACGTGGCCGGCGCCATTTCGGCGTGCCGGCCGGACTCGGGCACCGACATGCTGGCCGGGATCGGCGGAACCCCCGAGGGCATCATCGCCGCGGCCGCGATCCGCTGTATGGGCGGAGCGATCCAGGCCCAGCTGGCGCCCACCGATGACGCCGAGCGACAGCGGGCCCTCGACGCGGGCTATGACCTGGATGCGGTGCTGACCACCGAGGACCTGGTCTCCGGCGAGAACGTGTTCTTCTGCGCCACCGGCGTCACCGACGGCGACCTGCTCAAGGGGGTGCGCTACTACCCCGGCGGCTGCACCACCCAGTCGATCGTGATGCGTTCCAAGTCCGGCACCGTCCGGATGATCGAGGCCTACCACCGGCTGTCGAAGCTCAACGAGTACTCGGCCGTCGACTTCACCGGCGACTCCCACGCCGCCTATCCCCTGCCCTGA
- a CDS encoding oxygenase MpaB family protein, with the protein MTAVISDASIDSGQPVRPKVMAQFRRHSGSVLSGLFGAAAFDEVALVPVAAAVDKTGRFESNFTDRAIRSGYSALLAIWGDAADRAAEAERLKRMHRDVHGRGKGDFADVRYSALNPRLWNWIALSGMFVTLNSFTPVTGIAWNEAERDAAYQQLLEAFGALELPGKSSKFPATYAEAVAYYDEVVRTELAANPFLDRVTAGLTRLPMPSVVPAPVRAAAAPLWSVLSAGAGRVVKICSFGIMHPGVRKLTGFEWEPRHDAEFSLYTQLLQLAWRTLPDRVVLVPLAYNRMQYEKLVKTHRSVALESFAPPGCPMR; encoded by the coding sequence ATGACGGCAGTGATCAGCGACGCCAGCATCGATTCGGGCCAACCGGTCCGGCCCAAGGTGATGGCCCAGTTCCGCAGGCACTCCGGCAGCGTGCTGTCGGGCCTGTTCGGCGCCGCAGCGTTCGACGAGGTGGCGCTGGTACCGGTGGCCGCGGCGGTGGACAAGACCGGGCGCTTTGAGAGCAACTTCACCGACCGCGCAATCCGCAGCGGATATTCGGCGCTGCTGGCCATCTGGGGCGACGCCGCGGACCGCGCCGCCGAGGCGGAGCGCCTCAAACGGATGCACCGCGACGTGCACGGCCGCGGCAAAGGCGATTTCGCCGACGTCCGCTACAGCGCGCTCAACCCACGACTGTGGAACTGGATAGCGCTGAGCGGCATGTTCGTCACGCTCAACTCCTTCACCCCGGTCACCGGCATCGCCTGGAACGAGGCGGAGCGCGACGCCGCCTACCAGCAGCTCCTCGAGGCGTTCGGGGCGCTCGAGCTGCCCGGCAAGTCGAGCAAGTTTCCGGCCACCTACGCCGAGGCCGTCGCCTACTACGACGAGGTGGTCCGCACCGAACTGGCCGCCAACCCGTTTCTGGATCGGGTGACCGCCGGCCTGACCCGGCTGCCGATGCCCTCGGTGGTGCCGGCCCCGGTCCGTGCCGCCGCCGCCCCGTTGTGGTCGGTGCTCAGCGCCGGGGCGGGCCGAGTGGTGAAGATCTGCTCGTTCGGGATCATGCACCCCGGGGTCCGCAAGCTCACCGGCTTCGAATGGGAGCCCCGCCACGACGCGGAGTTCTCCCTCTACACCCAGCTGCTGCAGCTGGCCTGGCGGACGCTGCCCGACCGGGTGGTGCTGGTTCCGTTGGCCTACAACCGGATGCAGTACGAGAAGCTGGTCAAGACGCACCGCTCGGTGGCGCTGGAGTCCTTCGCGCCCCCCGGGTGCCCGATGCGATGA
- a CDS encoding class II fumarate hydratase, with protein MSEIEYRIEHDTMGEVRVPVTALWRAQTQRAVENFPISGRGLERTQIRALGLLKSACAQVNADLGLLAPEKAAAIKAAAAEIADGKHDDQFPIDVFQTGSGTSSNMNTNEVIASIAATATPPVVVHPNDDVNMSQSSNDTFPTATHIAATEAAVRHLIPALQVLHDALAAKAAEWRTVVKSGRTHLMDAVPVTLGQEFSGYARQIAAGIERVQATLPRLGELAIGGTAVGTGLNAPDGFGAKVVEVLVAETGITELRTAKNSFEAQAARDGLVEASGALRTIAVSLTKIANDIRWMGSGPLTGLAEIQLPDLQPGSSIMPGKVNPVLPEAVTQVAAQVIGNDAAIAWGGGNGAFELNVYIPMMARNILESFTLLANVSKLFAQRCIVGLVANEEHLRQLAESSPSIVTPLNSAIGYEEAAAVAKQALKERKTIRQTVIDRGLIGDKLSEAELDRRLDVLAMAKVDED; from the coding sequence ATGAGCGAGATCGAATACCGCATCGAACACGACACCATGGGCGAGGTCCGGGTGCCGGTCACCGCGTTGTGGCGTGCGCAGACCCAGCGCGCGGTGGAGAACTTCCCGATCTCCGGGCGCGGCTTGGAGCGCACCCAGATCCGGGCGCTCGGTCTGCTCAAGAGCGCGTGTGCGCAGGTGAACGCCGACCTGGGTCTGCTGGCCCCGGAGAAGGCCGCCGCCATCAAGGCCGCCGCCGCCGAGATCGCCGACGGCAAGCACGACGACCAGTTCCCCATCGACGTGTTCCAGACCGGCTCGGGCACCAGCTCCAACATGAACACCAACGAGGTGATCGCCTCGATCGCCGCCACGGCGACCCCTCCTGTTGTTGTGCACCCCAACGACGACGTGAACATGTCGCAGTCCTCGAACGACACGTTCCCCACCGCCACGCACATCGCGGCCACCGAAGCCGCGGTGCGCCACCTGATCCCGGCGCTGCAGGTGCTGCACGACGCGCTGGCCGCCAAGGCCGCCGAATGGCGCACCGTGGTCAAGTCCGGCCGCACCCACCTGATGGACGCCGTCCCGGTGACCTTGGGTCAGGAGTTCTCCGGTTACGCCCGCCAGATCGCCGCCGGTATCGAGCGCGTGCAGGCGACGCTGCCCCGCCTGGGTGAGCTGGCTATCGGCGGCACCGCCGTGGGCACCGGCCTGAACGCCCCCGACGGATTCGGCGCCAAGGTGGTCGAGGTGCTGGTCGCCGAGACCGGGATCACCGAGCTGCGCACCGCGAAGAACTCGTTCGAGGCCCAGGCCGCGCGTGACGGCCTGGTGGAGGCATCCGGTGCGCTGCGCACCATCGCGGTGTCGCTGACCAAGATCGCCAACGACATCCGCTGGATGGGCTCGGGCCCGCTGACCGGTCTGGCCGAGATTCAGCTTCCCGACCTGCAGCCGGGCAGCTCGATCATGCCGGGCAAGGTCAACCCCGTGCTGCCCGAGGCGGTCACCCAGGTGGCGGCGCAGGTGATCGGCAACGACGCGGCGATCGCCTGGGGTGGCGGCAACGGCGCCTTCGAGCTCAACGTCTACATCCCGATGATGGCCCGCAACATCCTGGAGTCGTTCACGCTGCTGGCCAATGTCTCCAAGCTGTTCGCGCAGCGCTGCATCGTCGGCCTGGTGGCCAACGAGGAGCACCTGCGGCAGCTGGCCGAGTCCAGCCCGTCGATCGTGACACCGCTGAACTCCGCGATCGGCTACGAGGAGGCCGCCGCGGTGGCCAAGCAGGCCCTCAAGGAGCGCAAGACCATCCGCCAGACGGTGATCGACCGCGGCCTGATCGGTGACAAGCTCTCGGAAGCCGAGCTGGACCGCCGCCTCGACGTGCTGGCGATGGCCAAGGTGGACGAGGACTAG
- a CDS encoding AI-2E family transporter, translating to MNQEFTLNQRRALAVFTVLALAFGAYFLRTYFVLIVVAAVGAYLFTPLFRWLSRRLPTGPAAAGTLLAALVAVIVPVSLLVFLAVVQISRAVGEVADWVQATDPNALGDKVLKFINSALAKVPYLHVELTMETLRSAMVNVAQKGGELLLHVLEGAVGGVVGAVTSAVIFLYVFLALLTHREEMLTLIRRLNPLGAEVTDLYLAKMGSMVRGTVGGQFVIAAFQGVAGATSLYIGGFHQGFFIFAIVLTALSIIPLGGGIVTMPFGIGMALFGNVLGGLFVFFFHLIVVTNIDNFLRPVLVPRDARLNPALMLLAVFAGIGMFGFWGIVIGPVLMIIIVTTIDVYLAVYHGVEMQEQNRERTKRRGNRLRRSASRGAKADPRPANAPTG from the coding sequence ATGAACCAGGAATTCACCCTCAACCAACGGCGCGCCCTGGCCGTGTTCACCGTGCTGGCGCTGGCTTTCGGCGCGTACTTCCTGCGCACGTACTTCGTGCTGATCGTGGTCGCCGCGGTGGGCGCCTACCTGTTCACACCGCTGTTCCGGTGGCTGAGCCGCCGGCTGCCGACCGGCCCGGCAGCGGCCGGCACGCTGCTGGCGGCACTGGTCGCGGTGATCGTTCCGGTCAGTCTGTTGGTCTTTCTGGCGGTCGTGCAGATATCGCGCGCCGTGGGCGAGGTCGCCGATTGGGTACAGGCCACCGATCCCAACGCCCTGGGCGACAAAGTGCTGAAGTTCATCAACAGCGCGCTGGCCAAAGTCCCGTACCTGCACGTCGAGCTGACCATGGAAACGCTGCGCTCGGCGATGGTGAATGTGGCGCAGAAGGGCGGCGAGCTGCTGCTGCACGTCCTGGAGGGCGCCGTCGGCGGTGTGGTCGGCGCGGTCACCTCGGCGGTCATCTTCTTGTACGTGTTCCTTGCCCTGTTGACCCACCGCGAGGAAATGCTCACATTGATCCGCCGGCTCAACCCCCTGGGCGCCGAGGTGACGGACCTGTACCTGGCCAAGATGGGCTCGATGGTGCGCGGCACTGTGGGCGGACAGTTCGTCATCGCGGCCTTCCAGGGGGTGGCCGGCGCCACCTCCCTGTACATCGGCGGGTTCCACCAGGGGTTCTTCATCTTCGCGATCGTGCTGACCGCGTTGTCGATCATCCCGCTCGGGGGCGGCATCGTCACCATGCCGTTCGGCATCGGGATGGCTCTGTTCGGCAATGTCCTCGGCGGGTTGTTCGTGTTCTTCTTCCACCTGATCGTGGTGACCAACATCGACAACTTCCTGCGCCCGGTGCTGGTGCCCCGCGATGCCCGGCTCAATCCCGCACTGATGCTGCTGGCCGTCTTCGCCGGTATCGGCATGTTCGGCTTCTGGGGCATCGTGATCGGCCCGGTGCTGATGATCATCATCGTCACCACCATCGACGTCTATCTCGCGGTGTATCACGGCGTGGAAATGCAGGAACAGAACCGCGAACGCACAAAACGGCGGGGCAACCGGCTGCGGCGGTCGGCCTCTCGGGGGGCGAAGGCCGACCCCCGCCCCGCGAACGCGCCTACCGGGTAG
- a CDS encoding TetR/AcrR family transcriptional regulator — translation MTPRRSNASPAEQEAAILKAAAEEVGLVGVGRASLDVIAHQAGVSRSTLYRRFPTRDALITEVGRRAFEDAMVQLRTVAVDAGPHEAAVAGFCAGLRVLTTDPVVRKLLRLDAAGAPMMAGMYQQAEVILESASAAMAKALRAAGATMPDADLAAVAELHVRLAASIAQMPTPVLDARDEAAVRAYAKKFLAPLVW, via the coding sequence ATGACGCCGCGACGCAGTAACGCCAGCCCCGCCGAACAAGAGGCGGCCATCCTCAAGGCGGCCGCCGAGGAAGTCGGGCTGGTAGGTGTGGGGCGCGCCAGCCTCGACGTCATCGCTCACCAGGCCGGCGTCAGCCGCAGCACCCTCTACCGGCGCTTTCCCACCCGCGACGCGCTGATCACCGAAGTGGGCCGGCGGGCATTCGAGGACGCCATGGTCCAGCTGCGCACGGTGGCCGTGGACGCCGGACCGCACGAGGCCGCGGTGGCGGGGTTCTGCGCCGGGTTGCGCGTGCTCACCACCGACCCGGTGGTGCGCAAGCTGCTGCGCCTAGACGCCGCCGGAGCGCCGATGATGGCCGGGATGTACCAGCAGGCCGAGGTGATCCTCGAGAGCGCCTCGGCCGCCATGGCCAAGGCGCTGCGGGCAGCCGGAGCGACCATGCCGGACGCAGACCTGGCGGCCGTCGCAGAGCTGCATGTGCGCCTGGCCGCCTCCATCGCGCAGATGCCGACGCCGGTACTCGATGCGCGTGACGAGGCGGCGGTGCGTGCCTACGCGAAGAAGTTCCTGGCGCCGCTGGTCTGGTAG
- a CDS encoding NAD-dependent epimerase/dehydratase family protein yields the protein MKTVLVTGAFGLVGSAVVRRLAADGADVVATDLDIPANRKAAARLPKAVQVRYADLTDPAAVTELVATVKPAAIIHLAAVIPPFIYLRRELAYRVNVEATGHLLAAAAREPDRARFVLASSIAVYGCRNPHSVSGVLTAETPTRPADVYGDHKVRAEQLVRDSALQWVILRLGGVLTVDPGPYVNLDNLYFEQLLPADGRLQTVDVRDVAAACVAATTAPVVGETLLVGGDDSHRQLQGDVAPAMAAAMGLVNGMPPGLPGDPDNDDGWFNTDWMDCRRAQEALDFQHHSWPQMLAEVTAQAGVKRYLLGMLAPLARVVLRRRSPYHRTGQKFADPWRAITDKWSDPRP from the coding sequence GTGAAAACGGTGCTGGTGACCGGAGCGTTCGGTTTGGTGGGTTCAGCGGTGGTCCGCCGGTTGGCGGCCGACGGCGCAGACGTGGTCGCCACCGACCTCGACATCCCGGCCAATCGAAAAGCCGCGGCCCGACTGCCGAAAGCGGTACAGGTGCGCTACGCCGACCTCACCGACCCCGCAGCGGTCACCGAACTGGTCGCCACCGTCAAACCCGCCGCCATCATCCACCTGGCCGCGGTGATCCCGCCGTTCATCTACCTGCGCCGCGAACTGGCCTACCGGGTCAACGTGGAGGCCACCGGCCACCTGCTTGCCGCCGCGGCCCGCGAACCCGACCGGGCGCGCTTCGTTCTGGCGTCCAGCATCGCGGTGTACGGCTGCCGCAACCCGCATTCGGTTTCCGGCGTGCTGACCGCCGAGACCCCGACCCGTCCCGCCGACGTCTACGGCGACCACAAGGTGCGCGCCGAACAACTGGTCCGCGACTCGGCGCTGCAGTGGGTGATCCTGCGACTCGGCGGCGTGCTCACCGTGGATCCGGGCCCCTACGTCAATCTCGACAACCTGTATTTCGAGCAGCTGCTGCCCGCCGACGGCAGGCTGCAGACCGTGGACGTACGAGACGTCGCCGCGGCGTGTGTGGCGGCCACCACCGCGCCCGTGGTCGGCGAAACCCTGCTGGTCGGCGGCGACGACTCCCACCGGCAGCTGCAGGGCGATGTGGCCCCGGCGATGGCGGCGGCCATGGGTTTGGTCAACGGGATGCCTCCGGGCCTGCCCGGCGACCCCGACAACGATGACGGGTGGTTCAACACCGACTGGATGGACTGCCGACGGGCCCAGGAGGCGCTGGACTTCCAGCACCACTCCTGGCCGCAGATGCTGGCCGAGGTCACCGCCCAAGCCGGCGTGAAGCGGTACCTGCTGGGGATGCTGGCGCCGCTGGCCCGCGTCGTGCTGCGCCGGCGTTCCCCCTACCACCGCACCGGCCAGAAGTTCGCCGACCCGTGGCGGGCCATCACCGACAAGTGGAGTGATCCACGCCCATGA